The genome window TCGGCCTGATACCCGGCCCGCTCGCAGGCGGCCTTGACAATGGCCGAGGTGAAGCCCAGCCCTTCCAGGCTTTCCGAGGCATACGGCGGCCACTCATTCGTCACGAACGTGATGCTTTCCGCCTGTGCGGGAACCGCGAAACACACAACCAACGCCAATACCAGTAACAACCTTTTCATGGTGCCTCCTGACCAGAGTTGTGGCGGCCTGCAACCAGACCGACGTTACAAAACGCACATATGGCCGAGCCTAGTCGCAGGACTTCTTGACCATACCCTGCTCTTTTGGATTTTCAGGTTCTATAAAACCAAACTTCATCATTATTTTATCCTTTACACAGTCCGCCTCTATCATCTCCAGGCCCTTGTTAAAACGTTCCAGTCGATTCTCCCAACCTGGCAGTTCCTTGGAAAACATGACGTAGATATCCTTCTCATCCAGCGGGGGGAAAAGGAAATCCACATCATTGACCGACCCCGGTAGGGTACAGCTGTTCTTGAGCAGATAGATGGCCTGGAATTTGTCGATGACAACGGCGTCCAGACGATCATTCAGAAGTTTGCTGAGATTGAGCAGGTCGCTCGGAGCCACGTCCTTCTGGAGATAATCGGCGCCGTCGAATTCCGGGGTATTCACATATCCCAGGACAACGCCCAGACGATAGGGAGCCAGGGAACGGATGGTGCCATCCCATTTCAGCCTGTTGCCCTTTCGGGCGCAAAGCACGAGCTGACCGTGAATATATGGCCGGGATAGCGCATAGGTCCTGGCCCGTTCCTCGCTGTAATAGGCGCTGTACAAGGCGTCGTACTTGCCCCGGGCCACATCATCCATGGCCCGTTTCCAGGGCATGAAATGGAAGCTGGCCTTGAGCCCCACCCTGCGGCAGGCTTCGGCAATGATGGCCGACCCCACCCCGTATTCGGGCAGGTATTCCCCGGCATAGGGCTGCCAGTCCACGGTGGCGAACGAAATGGTGTCCTGGCCGAAGGCCGGGAAAGACAACACAAGCAGCGCCACTGCCGTAAACAGGATTGTTCTCTTCATGCCTCTCCCCTTCTCAACGCTGTCCGCTAATGATGACGGCTATTCAAACACTAGCAGAGGAAAAGGCCGGAGCCATTATTTTCTTGCAATTGTCCGGATCAATGAATGTAGCTGCGCACGATCTTCTCGATGAGCCCGTCGGCCCGCATGGATGCGATGGCCCGGTCGAATTCGGTCATGAATCGCGCACGGTAGGAAGCGCCAAAATCGTGGGAAT of Salidesulfovibrio onnuriiensis contains these proteins:
- a CDS encoding substrate-binding periplasmic protein, giving the protein MKRTILFTAVALLVLSFPAFGQDTISFATVDWQPYAGEYLPEYGVGSAIIAEACRRVGLKASFHFMPWKRAMDDVARGKYDALYSAYYSEERARTYALSRPYIHGQLVLCARKGNRLKWDGTIRSLAPYRLGVVLGYVNTPEFDGADYLQKDVAPSDLLNLSKLLNDRLDAVVIDKFQAIYLLKNSCTLPGSVNDVDFLFPPLDEKDIYVMFSKELPGWENRLERFNKGLEMIEADCVKDKIMMKFGFIEPENPKEQGMVKKSCD